In Zingiber officinale cultivar Zhangliang chromosome 6A, Zo_v1.1, whole genome shotgun sequence, a single genomic region encodes these proteins:
- the LOC121998686 gene encoding 3-dehydrosphinganine reductase TSC10A-like, with protein sequence MASSLYFLLLLFVFPFAALLLALAVLVRPRPERIPLKGRHVLVSGGSSGIGLALARRAAAEGARVSILARDRSRLSDARETIRLATGVDASVIAVDVRDAEGVARALEALDPVDVLICNQGVFVPQELDLQSLDEVRFMVDVNLMGTFHLIKAALPAMKKRARETGIPASIALMSSQAGQVGVYGYTAYSASKFALRGLAEALQHEVVADNIHVTLIFPPDTETPGLAEELKRRPEVTNKIAASSGGMKADKVAQIALNGIKSALFVVPCNLEGVMLCIATAGMSPQPSIFMAFREVLGASLMRLVGLCFQWSWFGVIKKWHTEKGM encoded by the exons ATGGCTTCTTCCCTctacttcctcctcctcctcttcgttTTCCCTTTCGCCGCGCTGCTCCTCGCCCTTGCGGTCCTCGTCCGCCCCCGGCCGGAGCGGATCCCCCTCAAGGGGCGGCACGTGCTCGTCTCCGGCGGGTCCAGCGGCATCGGCCTCGCCCTCGCTCGCCGCGCCGCCGCCGAGGGAGCCCGCGTCTCCATCCTCGCGCGAGATCGCTCCCGCCTCTCCGACGCACGGGAAACCATCCGCCTCGCCACCGGCGTCGACGCATCGGTTATCGCGGTTGACGTCCGCGATGCCGAGGGCGTCGCCCGCGCCCTTGAAGCCCTTGACCCCGTCGACGTCCTCATCTGCAACCAAGGCGTGTTCGTGCCGCAGGAGCTCGATCTGCAGAGCCTAGATGAGGTCAGATTCATGGTCGATGTCAACCTCATGGGCACTTTTCACCTGATCAAGGCTGCGCTGCCTGCCATGAAGAAGAGGGCCAGAGAGACTGGCATCCCCGCATCAATTGCCCTAATGTCCTCCCAAGCTGGTCAG GTGGGTGTTTATGGTTATACGGCATACTCAGCTAGTAAATTTGCACTTCGAGGTCTTGCAGAGGCATTGCAACATGAGGTTGTTGCAGATAATATTCATGTCACTCTCATATTTCCTCCAGATACTGAAACACCAGGGCTTGCTGAAG AGTTGAAGCGAAGACCAGAGGTTACAAACAAAATTGCAGCATCCTCAGGTGGCATGAAGGCTGATAAAGTTGCCCAAATAGCCTTGAACGGGATCAAGTCTGCTCTATTCGTTGTTCCTTGCAACCTTGAGGGAGTCATGCTTTGCATTGCAACAGCCGGTATGTCTCCTCAACCATCCATCTTCATGGCATTCAGAGAGGTTCTCGGTGCAAGCCTTATGCGCCTCGTAGGGTTGTGCTTCCAGTGGAGTTGGTTTGGGGTCATAAAGAAGTGGCACACCGAGAAGGGAATGTAG
- the LOC121998685 gene encoding pentatricopeptide repeat-containing protein At1g08070, chloroplastic-like — translation MAFAPSSASLFSASPLPFLLRSDSIASTDEIKQGHAPTASLGVNHARSLLAHLRAGNKDLAASTSIASYRDSLKRGTFPDNFTFPPLLKLLADARALRAGVALHAHTAKMGFDVDVYVRNCLIRLYFVCGEIGCAKKLFDGFPERDLVSWTTMISGFTKAGHPKDAVKVFFEMVDENLRVDGMTIVAVLSACAEIGDLELGRKVRRCVDAFHLDADVFIDNALVDMYSKCGDIVSAREVFDKMPLRNVVSWNSMIAGLANNGEFEMALVLFRQMQCDDVQPDGFTLVPVLNSCASLGALELGRWVHACLSRKGIEADGIIGNALVDMYAKCGMIGPAMEVFSSMSHRDVYTFTSMIVGLAMHGRGDEALTLFDDMLRAGVRPNEVTFIGILSACSHAGFVEIGLRHFRSITATYNLTAKIEHYGCVVDMFARAGMLDEAQEFISSMPIEPDEFIWGSLLGACKNYSEVDIGETALERIVELDPDEEGAYILMSNLYASSNRRKDGYQIRKTMRKNKVRKTPGCSLIEVDGIIHEFQKGDKSHPQAQQIYAMVDEFIHLHRTLSHEKSCHHSERLAIAFGLISTKPSTLLRIVKNLRVCKYCHIAIELISRLYNREIIVRDRYRFHHFKNGACSCNGFW, via the coding sequence ATGGCGTTCGCTCCTTCCTCTGCTTCACTCTTTTCGGCTTCGCCTCTCCCCTTTCTTCTCCGCTCGGATTCCATCGCCTCCACGGACGAGATCAAGCAAGGCCACGCACCCACGGCCTCCTTGGGCGTAAACCACGCTCGATCCCTCCTCGCCCACCTCCGCGCCGGCAATAAGGATTTGGCCGCGTCGACATCCATCGCCTCCTACAGAGATTCGCTGAAAAGAGGTACCTTTCCGGATAATTTCACCTTTCCTCCCCTTCTCAAGCTCCTCGCCGACGCCCGCGCGTTGCGGGCCGGGGTCGCCCTCCACGCTCATACTGCGAAGATGGGGTTCGACGTCGATGTGTATGTTAGAAATTGCCTTATCAGGTTGTACTTTGTGTGCGGAGAGATCGGTTGTGCGAAGAAGCTGTTTGATGGATTTCCTGAGAGGGACTTGGTCTCTTGGACTACTATGATTTCGGGGTTCACGAAGGCAGGCCACCCGAAGGATGCCGTCAAAGTGTTCTTCGAGATGGTGGATGAGAATCTGAGAGTGGATGGAATGACCATTGTCGCGGTTCTGTCGGCCTGCGCTGAGATCGGGGACTTGGAATTGGGTAGGAAGGTGCGAAGGTGCGTTGATGCCTTTCATTTGGATGCCGACGTCTTCATTGACAATGCTCTTGTAGACATGTATTCCAAGTGCGGCGACATTGTCTCTGCTCGCgaggtgttcgacaaaatgccCTTGAGGAACGTCGTCTCTTGGAACTCCATGATTGCCGGGCTAGCTAACAACGGTGAGTTCGAGATGGCCTTGGTGCTGTTCAGGCAAATGCAGTGCGATGATGTGCAGCCCGACGGCTTTACGCTGGTTCCAGTGCTTAACTCTTGTGCAAGTCTTGGTGCACTTGAGCTAGGAAGGTGGGTTCATGCTTGCCTCAGTAGAAAAGGCATCGAAGCGGATGGTATCATAGGGAATGCCTTGGTTGACATGTATGCCAAATGTGGGATGATCGGCCCGGCCATGGAGGTTTTTAGCAGTATGTCTCACAGGGATGTCTACACTTTCACTTCCATGATTGTTGGGCTGGCAATGCACGGTCGAGGAGATGAGGCACTTACACTCTTCGATGACATGTTGAGAGCCGGTGTGAGGCCAAATGAAGTCACATTTATTGGAATTCTGTCAGCGTGTAGCCATGCCGGTTTCGTTGAAATTGGCCTTCGTCATTTCAGGAGCATTACGGCGACGTATAACCTCACTGCAAAGATCGAGCACTATGGTTGTGTGGTCGATATGTTTGCACGAGCAGGGATGCTAGATGAAGCACAAGAATTCATTTCGAGCATGCCTATTGAGCCTGATGAGTTCATATGGGGATCTCTTCTAGGTGCTTGTAAAAACTACTCAGAGGTAGATATCGGGGAAACTGCCTTGGAACGTATCGTAGAGCTAGACCCGGACGAGGAAGGAGCTTATATTCTCATGTCAAATCTGTATGCCTCCTCCAATCGCCGTAAGGATGGATATCAGATAAGGAAAACAATGAGGAAGAACAAGGTCAGGAAGACTCCAGGATGCAGTCTAATCGAGGTAGATGGCATCATTCACGAATTCCAAAAGGGCGACAAGTCGCACCCACAAGCCCAGCAAATATACGCCATGGTCGACGAGTTCATTCATCTTCACCGAACTCTTTCTCATGAAAAGTCATGCCACCACAGTGAGAGGTTGGCCATTGCCTTTGGTTTGATTAGTACAAAGCCTAGCACATTGCTAAGAATTGTCAAAAATCTTCGAGTATGCAAATATTGCCACATTGCAATTGAGTTGATTTCAAGGTTGTACAATCGGGAGATCATCGTCAGAGATCGATACCGGTTTCACCACTTTAAGAATGGAGCATGCTCATGTAATGGGTTCTGGTAA